In Nonomuraea sp. NBC_00507, the following are encoded in one genomic region:
- a CDS encoding nuclear transport factor 2 family protein — MGSTITLTVARQYADAMAAKDFAAVAGLFADDIVWHQPGNHRFSGTYRGRDAVNEAIGAQMAATEGTLDIAITGEPMINDALAAFPVHFSAKRNGAEMSMDGVDVLRVEDGKIAEVWLFSAIQQDEDAFWDAD, encoded by the coding sequence ATGGGGTCCACCATTACGCTCACCGTCGCCCGCCAGTACGCCGACGCGATGGCCGCCAAGGACTTCGCCGCCGTCGCGGGCCTGTTCGCCGATGACATCGTGTGGCACCAGCCCGGCAATCACCGCTTCTCCGGCACTTACCGTGGCCGCGACGCGGTCAACGAGGCGATCGGCGCCCAGATGGCCGCCACCGAGGGGACGCTCGACATCGCCATCACCGGCGAGCCCATGATCAACGACGCACTTGCCGCGTTTCCCGTCCACTTCTCCGCCAAGCGCAACGGCGCTGAGATGTCGATGGACGGTGTCGACGTGCTGAGGGTCGAAGACGGCAAAATCGCTGAGGTGTGGCTGTTCTCCGCCATTCAGCAGGACGAGGACGCCTTCTGGGACGCCGACTGA
- a CDS encoding LysR family transcriptional regulator produces MNDLDEGSMGSRVELRDIEIFLTLAEELHFGRAAERLHVSVAAVSKAIKKQERSIGVELFARDSRNVRLTPVGEQLRDDLRQLHQGLTQSLERARLAARGKTGTLRVSLFPANIQELRRYWETFRARHPQWELRLRVSAYQDPFAQLRNGEVDILITWLPVEEPDLTVGPLLFAEPRVLAVAGDHALTRWSSVSLEAVSDFQHITVESAPGYWFDHFVPKLTPKGRLIDRTANVNNLEEVFMHTVLGEAVTLFPVHVSWYFPRPDIAYLPVTDMEALPYGLVWRNDAENDMIRAFARVVRDLGPLPG; encoded by the coding sequence GTGAACGATCTCGACGAGGGATCGATGGGGAGCCGCGTGGAGCTACGGGACATCGAGATCTTTCTGACCCTCGCCGAGGAGCTGCACTTCGGCCGCGCGGCGGAGCGGCTGCACGTCTCCGTGGCGGCGGTCAGCAAGGCAATCAAGAAGCAGGAACGGTCCATCGGCGTCGAGCTCTTCGCCCGCGACAGCCGCAATGTACGGCTCACGCCGGTGGGTGAGCAGCTCCGCGACGACCTGCGCCAGCTGCATCAGGGGTTGACGCAGAGCCTGGAGCGGGCCCGGCTGGCGGCCCGGGGCAAGACGGGCACCCTCCGGGTGAGCCTGTTCCCGGCCAACATCCAGGAACTGCGCCGCTACTGGGAGACCTTCCGCGCCCGCCACCCGCAGTGGGAGCTGCGCCTACGGGTGTCGGCCTACCAGGATCCGTTCGCCCAGCTACGCAACGGGGAGGTCGACATCCTGATCACCTGGCTGCCCGTCGAGGAGCCCGACCTCACGGTGGGTCCGCTGCTTTTCGCCGAGCCGAGGGTGCTTGCCGTGGCCGGCGACCATGCGCTCACCCGATGGTCCTCGGTCTCCCTGGAGGCGGTCAGCGATTTCCAGCACATCACCGTCGAGTCTGCGCCCGGCTACTGGTTCGACCACTTCGTCCCGAAGCTCACCCCCAAGGGCCGGTTGATCGACCGCACCGCCAACGTGAACAACCTCGAGGAAGTCTTCATGCACACGGTCCTGGGCGAGGCCGTCACCCTCTTCCCGGTCCACGTGAGTTGGTACTTTCCTCGCCCCGACATCGCCTATCTGCCTGTCACGGACATGGAGGCGCTGCCGTACGGGCTGGTGTGGCGCAACGATGCGGAGAACGACATGATCCGCGCCTTCGCCCGCGTGGTGCGTGATCTGGGACCACTGCCCGGCTGA
- a CDS encoding AfsR/SARP family transcriptional regulator, translated as MSTDRLIQAMWGPTPPETAKAQVQASVMAIRRMLRAAQAENIVQTRPGGYAAVTEPGQVDVHEFRRLAAGDSHGIRQALGLWRGQALAAALGCPATLSSRRDCL; from the coding sequence ATGAGCACGGACCGGCTGATCCAGGCGATGTGGGGGCCGACCCCACCAGAGACGGCCAAGGCACAGGTCCAGGCGTCGGTGATGGCGATACGCCGGATGCTGCGCGCGGCGCAGGCCGAGAACATCGTGCAGACACGTCCCGGCGGCTATGCCGCGGTGACCGAGCCGGGCCAGGTGGACGTCCACGAGTTCAGGCGGCTGGCCGCGGGCGACAGCCACGGGATCCGCCAGGCGCTCGGGCTCTGGCGCGGGCAGGCGCTGGCCGCCGCGCTGGGCTGTCCGGCGACGCTGTCTTCGAGGCGGGACTGTCTCTGA
- a CDS encoding CocE/NonD family hydrolase, whose amino-acid sequence MSNVQGRALLATVALATATVVASAPAASAAAKPEIEVSGGVTQPVFSYKDAIREHVRVQSPLDSDGDGNKDLVRVDIIRPKESNAGLKVPVIMHESPYYDQPGVGFELEHKTYDADGNLTKFPLFYDNYFVPRGYAFVSVDMVGTRLSGGCPTSGGPSDVLGGKAVIDWLNGRATAYDDKGNPVKASWTTGRTGMIGHSYEGSLAIGVAGTGVRGLETIVPLAAPSSWYEMWRANGTLTDFKGGQEWMAKYVDADPDEKCAAVHQRMSEGSDDATGNYNAYWHERNYRTGPISKARNVRASVFPVVGMHDRNVMADQFSQWWAGLPRTVQRKVWVTQYGHLDPFWARRDVWVNTLHQWFDHELMGVANDIMRQPRADVQLGPDRWITQADWPAPTRTTTLRPQQDGSLGLRPSTGTGSYLDTAQTEIAMADNPATTNPHRMAYLTPPLKNATRLSGTPTVSLRLKLDKPTANLGVLLVDHGTDSRIHGVDPNGQGLKLIDGKDCIGQSTADDDGCYLKAGDNTVTSGFQVVTRGIMDAQNHKSLSHPAPLTPGKPYQITWSMLPQDYEFKAGHRLGLVLTGTNADLGNVETGTETRVTVDLAGTSISLPLVTGTSSGR is encoded by the coding sequence ATGTCAAACGTCCAAGGGCGAGCGCTCCTCGCCACCGTCGCCCTCGCGACCGCGACCGTGGTCGCGAGTGCTCCCGCCGCATCGGCGGCGGCCAAGCCGGAGATCGAAGTCTCCGGCGGGGTTACGCAGCCGGTCTTCTCCTACAAGGACGCCATCCGCGAGCACGTCCGGGTGCAGTCGCCGCTCGACAGTGACGGTGACGGCAACAAGGACCTGGTCCGGGTGGACATCATCCGGCCGAAGGAGAGCAACGCCGGGCTCAAGGTCCCGGTGATCATGCACGAAAGCCCGTATTACGACCAACCGGGTGTCGGATTCGAGCTGGAACACAAGACCTACGACGCGGACGGGAACCTGACCAAGTTCCCACTGTTTTACGACAACTACTTCGTGCCTCGCGGGTACGCCTTCGTGTCCGTCGACATGGTCGGCACCAGGTTGTCCGGCGGCTGTCCGACCTCCGGCGGTCCGTCGGACGTGTTGGGCGGCAAGGCGGTCATCGACTGGCTGAACGGCCGGGCGACCGCCTACGACGACAAGGGCAACCCGGTCAAAGCCTCCTGGACCACCGGACGCACCGGGATGATCGGCCACTCGTACGAAGGATCCCTCGCCATCGGCGTCGCCGGCACCGGCGTGCGAGGGCTGGAGACGATCGTGCCGCTCGCGGCGCCCAGCAGCTGGTATGAGATGTGGCGCGCGAACGGCACCCTCACGGACTTCAAGGGCGGCCAGGAATGGATGGCCAAATACGTCGACGCCGATCCGGACGAGAAATGCGCGGCGGTGCACCAGCGCATGAGCGAGGGCTCGGACGACGCCACCGGCAACTACAACGCCTACTGGCACGAACGCAACTACCGGACCGGACCGATCTCGAAGGCGCGCAACGTACGCGCCAGCGTCTTCCCGGTAGTGGGCATGCACGATCGGAACGTGATGGCCGACCAGTTCTCCCAGTGGTGGGCCGGGCTGCCCCGCACCGTGCAGCGCAAGGTGTGGGTGACCCAGTACGGGCACCTCGACCCGTTCTGGGCCCGCCGCGACGTATGGGTCAACACCCTGCACCAGTGGTTCGACCACGAACTGATGGGCGTGGCCAACGACATCATGCGCCAGCCACGCGCCGACGTGCAGCTCGGCCCGGACCGCTGGATCACCCAGGCCGACTGGCCGGCACCGACACGGACGACGACCCTGCGCCCGCAGCAAGACGGCTCCCTGGGGCTGAGGCCCTCGACCGGCACCGGCAGCTACCTGGACACCGCCCAGACCGAGATCGCGATGGCCGACAACCCCGCCACCACCAACCCACACCGGATGGCATACCTGACCCCGCCGCTGAAAAACGCGACGCGACTGTCCGGAACGCCGACGGTGAGCCTGCGCCTCAAGCTCGACAAGCCGACCGCCAACCTGGGCGTCCTGCTCGTCGACCACGGCACCGACAGCCGCATCCACGGCGTCGACCCCAACGGGCAAGGCCTCAAGCTCATCGACGGCAAAGACTGCATCGGCCAGAGCACGGCCGATGACGACGGCTGCTACCTCAAAGCCGGCGACAATACGGTGACATCCGGCTTCCAGGTGGTCACCCGAGGAATCATGGACGCGCAGAACCACAAGTCACTGAGCCACCCGGCACCACTGACACCGGGCAAGCCGTACCAGATCACCTGGTCGATGCTGCCGCAGGACTACGAGTTCAAGGCAGGGCACCGGCTGGGCCTGGTGCTGACCGGAACCAACGCCGACCTCGGCAACGTCGAAACCGGCACCGAGACCAGGGTCACCGTCGACCTGGCCGGGACGTCGATTTCGCTGCCGCTGGTCACCGGTACGTCCAGCGGAAGATAG
- a CDS encoding RICIN domain-containing protein, translated as MRTSSRSAAVVVTALTVLSLPPTASAQTTASAQAAVASAGPGRAYVNGATGMCLAVGRGEVKAAKPVIQWPCTGGKEQRWIHRPDRRLVNVKTGLCLAIGRGEKKKGKVAIQWPCTDGGLAQQWIYNDDHLERLQNRATGMCLAIGSGEKRKGKKAIQWPCKFTSEQAWLER; from the coding sequence ATGCGCACGAGTTCCAGGAGCGCCGCCGTGGTCGTGACCGCCCTGACCGTGCTGTCCCTGCCGCCCACCGCGTCCGCACAAACCACCGCGTCCGCACAAGCCGCCGTGGCCTCCGCCGGACCCGGCCGGGCATACGTCAACGGCGCGACCGGCATGTGTCTGGCCGTGGGCCGGGGAGAGGTGAAGGCGGCGAAACCGGTGATCCAGTGGCCCTGCACCGGGGGCAAGGAGCAGCGCTGGATCCACCGGCCCGACCGCCGGCTCGTGAACGTCAAGACCGGGCTGTGCCTGGCGATCGGGCGCGGTGAGAAGAAGAAGGGGAAGGTCGCGATCCAGTGGCCGTGCACGGACGGCGGATTGGCGCAGCAGTGGATCTACAACGATGACCATCTGGAGCGGCTCCAGAACAGGGCCACAGGCATGTGCCTCGCCATCGGGAGCGGCGAGAAGCGCAAGGGCAAGAAGGCGATCCAGTGGCCCTGCAAGTTCACCTCCGAGCAGGCATGGCTCGAGCGATGA
- a CDS encoding nSTAND1 domain-containing NTPase, with translation MAGRRESPVDPAAGPVQRFASELRKLRQEAGGLTYRAMAKRAGYSVTTLSQAAAGERLASLPVVLAFVEACGADVSAWERRWQQVAHELARERADDEGAAGPYLGLAPYDTHDSGRFFGRDRLVEEVHELLRRHRFAAVFGPSGSGKSSLLRAGLVPAAHGETTPTGETLGQSRILTPGEHPMLHADRLLPGEGDSDTLIVVDQFEEVFTLCRDQRERGQFIDLLLNARQPQSRMKVVIAVRADFYGRCAEHRELTGALREANLLVGPMNQEELKDAIVRPAMAEGLTVERALTTEIVTDVADEPGALPLMSHALREVWRRRTGKMLTLDAYESVGRVHGAISHTAEELYARLSPAQARIARRILLRLINPGEQAQDTRRPAARAELDPYGEADTALVIEQLAGARLLTLHQDTVELAHEALIESWPRLRGWVDEGRDRLRAHRQLTEAAKAWEAHGRDAELLYRGTRLAVVDKLFIEPGGRDDLTPPERKFVDASAALARRTSQRRVTVSAALVVLLIASMVAAGVAIRQAGLANDRLEEATARLAARRAAALRLSDPKLARRLSAAAWRMAQVPEAKGELIDSMAFPLVDVFTAPYSPTDLVHGLSVDGTRLAVYTPRTAAEPAALRVLDLATKKEVASARWTGQPVSEVVWSPDGRTLAVEDRTNARLWTVGAGGLTDLGVAFPHLDPTEFSPDGRFLIGVRDEMNEAWSIEDRTRVLDEPVSAISPDGRLALVIPAEADELTTTPVSPGSRASSGRRVELWDLEKRKPLRAPWLPETATEGVFSPDGKRLAVSTADGTRLFDISSGKEVLRPLYPPTERMEFSLDGRFLAGTRGWGVVTLWRVDDGTELMSNLLLSSVGGAKPRISPDARVLRLIGQFGTVNVLDISPYTHPVSLAPGGGKRLFSPDGRFLVTAHRRKGRPEVRIWDVAARQPVSGPLPVDDLPDNDPTETAYSPVFSPDGRTLALTHPASPVVTLWDATTGRSIGALRVRRQRAVGVLSVAFSPDGRTVAVAPLSANTDNEEALDGLAFDDLELWDVRARRWIRTVSDAGAGVLIFEPDGRRLFVDKSRKGRILVNMATGEILQHSSDARAQGEILFIENIAATGDLDGRLTFWDRGLRRPLAPPQTAYTASINALVPYPQGELLATVSGQGEYGIQLWDWRGYQRIASPISFNTQSVPAVAFNRAALLVSSADGTLREITVDPDTAAAVICRRDGGLSPAEWQQHIPELAYQKTCH, from the coding sequence GTGGCAGGCCGTCGTGAAAGTCCGGTGGATCCGGCAGCGGGACCGGTTCAACGCTTTGCCTCCGAGTTACGCAAGCTGCGCCAGGAAGCGGGCGGCCTCACCTATCGGGCCATGGCCAAGCGTGCGGGTTATTCGGTCACCACGCTGTCGCAGGCGGCGGCGGGTGAGCGCCTGGCTTCGCTGCCCGTCGTCCTCGCCTTCGTGGAAGCATGCGGCGCAGACGTCTCCGCATGGGAGCGCCGCTGGCAGCAGGTCGCTCATGAATTGGCCCGCGAGAGGGCGGACGATGAAGGTGCCGCCGGGCCGTACCTGGGTTTGGCCCCCTATGACACGCACGATTCCGGTCGTTTCTTCGGACGGGATCGGCTCGTCGAGGAAGTGCACGAGTTGCTTCGACGGCATCGTTTCGCCGCGGTGTTCGGCCCTTCGGGCAGCGGTAAGTCGTCCCTGTTACGTGCCGGGCTCGTGCCTGCCGCACACGGAGAGACGACGCCCACGGGCGAAACCCTCGGGCAGAGCCGGATACTCACACCGGGCGAGCACCCGATGCTGCACGCCGACCGGCTCCTCCCGGGCGAGGGCGACTCCGACACGCTGATCGTGGTCGACCAGTTCGAGGAGGTGTTCACGCTCTGCCGGGACCAGCGCGAGCGGGGGCAGTTCATCGACCTGCTGCTCAACGCGCGGCAACCGCAAAGCCGGATGAAAGTGGTCATAGCGGTGCGCGCCGACTTCTACGGGCGATGCGCCGAGCACCGCGAGCTCACTGGAGCCCTGCGCGAGGCCAACCTGCTGGTGGGCCCGATGAACCAGGAAGAGCTCAAAGACGCGATCGTCCGGCCGGCCATGGCCGAGGGCTTGACCGTGGAGCGAGCGCTGACGACCGAGATCGTCACCGACGTCGCCGACGAGCCCGGGGCGCTTCCGCTGATGTCGCACGCGCTGCGGGAGGTCTGGCGCCGCCGTACGGGGAAGATGCTGACCTTGGACGCCTACGAGAGCGTGGGCAGAGTCCACGGGGCGATCAGCCATACCGCGGAGGAGCTCTATGCCCGCCTGTCGCCGGCACAGGCGAGGATCGCCCGGCGAATACTGCTCAGGCTGATCAATCCAGGCGAGCAGGCCCAGGACACGCGCCGTCCCGCCGCCCGGGCGGAGCTGGACCCGTACGGGGAGGCGGACACCGCGCTGGTCATCGAACAGCTGGCCGGGGCCAGGCTCCTCACCCTGCACCAGGACACCGTGGAGCTTGCGCACGAGGCCCTGATCGAGTCGTGGCCACGACTACGTGGATGGGTGGACGAAGGACGGGATCGCCTGCGAGCACATCGGCAGTTGACCGAGGCGGCCAAAGCATGGGAGGCGCATGGCCGGGACGCCGAGCTCCTCTACCGGGGTACCCGCCTGGCCGTCGTCGACAAGCTGTTCATCGAGCCGGGCGGCCGCGACGACCTCACACCCCCGGAACGGAAGTTCGTTGACGCAAGCGCGGCGCTGGCGCGGCGCACCTCCCAGAGGCGGGTCACCGTCTCGGCCGCCCTGGTGGTCTTGCTGATCGCCTCCATGGTCGCGGCGGGAGTCGCCATCCGGCAGGCCGGCCTGGCCAACGATCGGCTGGAGGAGGCGACGGCCCGGCTGGCCGCCAGGCGCGCGGCCGCCCTGCGGTTGAGCGACCCGAAGCTGGCCCGCCGATTGAGCGCTGCGGCCTGGCGGATGGCCCAGGTCCCCGAGGCCAAGGGCGAGCTGATCGACTCGATGGCGTTCCCCTTGGTCGACGTCTTCACCGCCCCGTACAGCCCGACGGACTTGGTGCATGGGCTCAGCGTGGATGGCACCAGGCTGGCCGTCTACACACCCCGTACGGCGGCCGAGCCGGCCGCACTGCGCGTGCTTGACCTGGCCACGAAGAAGGAGGTCGCGAGCGCCAGATGGACGGGGCAACCTGTCTCGGAAGTGGTGTGGAGTCCTGACGGCCGTACCCTGGCGGTGGAGGACAGAACCAACGCACGGCTGTGGACCGTCGGCGCCGGAGGCCTGACGGACCTCGGCGTGGCATTCCCCCACCTCGACCCTACGGAGTTCAGCCCGGACGGGCGCTTTCTCATCGGGGTACGCGATGAGATGAACGAAGCCTGGAGCATCGAGGACCGGACACGCGTGCTCGACGAGCCGGTCAGTGCCATCAGCCCGGATGGCCGGCTGGCCCTGGTCATCCCAGCGGAAGCCGATGAATTGACGACCACCCCGGTGTCCCCCGGCAGCAGGGCGAGTTCGGGGCGGAGGGTGGAACTCTGGGACCTCGAGAAGCGCAAGCCGCTCCGTGCCCCCTGGTTGCCGGAAACCGCCACGGAAGGCGTGTTCAGTCCAGACGGGAAGCGCCTGGCCGTCTCGACCGCCGACGGTACCCGGCTGTTCGACATCTCCTCGGGCAAGGAGGTCCTACGCCCGCTGTATCCGCCTACCGAACGTATGGAGTTCAGCCTCGACGGTCGATTCCTGGCCGGGACGCGGGGTTGGGGGGTGGTGACCCTGTGGCGGGTGGACGACGGCACAGAGCTGATGAGCAACTTGCTTCTGTCCAGCGTTGGGGGAGCCAAGCCCCGTATCTCGCCGGATGCCCGGGTTCTCCGGTTGATCGGCCAGTTCGGCACGGTGAACGTCCTGGACATCTCCCCCTACACCCACCCTGTATCGCTCGCTCCGGGAGGCGGCAAGCGGCTGTTCAGCCCTGACGGCCGCTTCCTGGTGACGGCGCATCGCCGAAAAGGCAGGCCGGAGGTGCGCATTTGGGATGTCGCCGCCCGGCAACCCGTGAGCGGCCCGCTACCCGTCGACGATCTCCCCGACAACGACCCTACGGAGACGGCGTACTCCCCGGTATTCAGCCCGGATGGCCGCACGCTTGCGCTCACCCACCCCGCGTCCCCCGTGGTGACCTTGTGGGACGCCACGACCGGCCGCAGCATCGGCGCATTGCGCGTCCGGAGACAAAGAGCCGTCGGAGTCTTGTCCGTGGCCTTCTCCCCCGACGGCAGAACCGTCGCGGTCGCGCCCCTCAGCGCGAACACAGATAACGAAGAGGCGCTCGACGGCCTGGCTTTCGACGATCTGGAGCTGTGGGACGTGAGAGCCAGAAGATGGATCCGCACCGTCTCCGATGCGGGAGCAGGGGTTCTGATCTTCGAGCCGGACGGGCGCCGGTTGTTCGTGGACAAATCCCGCAAGGGGCGAATCCTGGTCAATATGGCCACCGGAGAAATACTCCAGCACTCATCCGACGCCCGCGCCCAGGGAGAGATTCTCTTCATCGAGAACATTGCCGCGACCGGAGACCTCGACGGGCGTTTGACGTTCTGGGACAGGGGATTGCGCAGGCCCCTGGCCCCGCCGCAGACCGCGTACACGGCATCGATCAACGCACTTGTCCCTTACCCGCAGGGCGAACTACTCGCCACCGTCTCCGGCCAAGGCGAGTACGGCATCCAGCTATGGGACTGGCGGGGATATCAGCGGATCGCCTCACCGATCAGCTTCAACACCCAGTCCGTACCGGCCGTGGCATTCAACCGGGCCGCTCTGCTCGTCTCATCCGCCGACGGGACCTTACGTGAGATCACCGTCGATCCTGACACGGCCGCCGCCGTGATCTGTCGCCGGGACGGCGGCCTGTCCCCTGCCGAGTGGCAACAACACATCCCAGAACTGGCCTATCAAAAGACCTGCCACTGA
- a CDS encoding VOC family protein, whose amino-acid sequence MNIVTSAVSLTVADPAASSRFFTSHLGFREVLVGEEFIALGRDDAAVDLVLVERDLERWQPGQGLAEVIVVFTVTGLAAEYERLRSEGATITIPLRREPWGELLMQLTDPNGVKIQLTEWIPPIRG is encoded by the coding sequence ATGAACATCGTCACTTCCGCTGTATCCCTGACCGTCGCAGACCCCGCCGCTTCCAGCCGGTTCTTCACCAGTCATCTCGGCTTCCGAGAAGTCCTGGTCGGCGAGGAGTTCATCGCGCTTGGCCGTGACGACGCGGCCGTTGACCTGGTCCTGGTGGAGCGCGACCTCGAGCGGTGGCAACCGGGACAGGGGCTGGCGGAGGTGATCGTGGTGTTCACGGTCACCGGCCTGGCCGCCGAGTACGAGCGGCTACGCAGCGAAGGCGCCACCATCACCATCCCGCTCCGGCGGGAGCCGTGGGGCGAGCTGCTGATGCAGCTCACCGACCCCAACGGCGTGAAGATCCAGCTCACCGAGTGGATTCCCCCGATCAGGGGCTGA
- a CDS encoding serine hydrolase domain-containing protein, translating into MEKSNNGFSEAGLRRLRGVLTRHVESGKIPGLVALVSRGGQTHVEAIGTMRHDGGAPMRRDTIFRMASTSKPVSMAAAMVLLDECRLRLDDPVQEWLPELADRQVLKRIDGPLDDTVPARRPITVRDLLTSTFGLGMDMTALGTPIMNAVFEQGLTPNLPEPMPEPDEWMRRLGELPLMHQPGERWQYHISNDLLGVLVARVNGQSFEEFLRERIFEPLGMTDTGFHVPADQIDRLPTLYAPDPQTGEFLVWDEAKGGRWSEPPAFQGGGGGLVSTADDYHAYFRMLLNGGVHGGKRILSRAAVELMTTNRLTPEQQAARHAMAVDNVHVSFGQGQQGGWGMGMAVRTYRGDYAPIGQFGWDGGTGTSTFADPANQLTGIVLTQAGFSVPNPAHLINDFWTTLYQAIDD; encoded by the coding sequence ATGGAAAAAAGCAACAACGGCTTCTCCGAAGCAGGGCTGCGCAGGCTGCGCGGGGTGCTGACACGGCATGTCGAGTCCGGGAAGATCCCCGGGCTGGTCGCTCTGGTCAGCCGGGGCGGACAGACACACGTCGAGGCGATCGGCACGATGCGCCATGACGGTGGCGCGCCGATGCGCCGGGACACGATCTTTCGGATGGCCTCGACATCCAAGCCGGTTTCGATGGCGGCGGCGATGGTGCTGTTGGATGAGTGCAGGCTGCGGCTGGACGACCCGGTACAGGAGTGGCTGCCCGAACTGGCCGACCGGCAGGTGCTGAAGCGGATCGACGGCCCGCTGGACGACACCGTGCCGGCACGGCGGCCGATCACCGTACGGGACCTGCTGACCTCCACGTTCGGACTCGGCATGGACATGACGGCACTGGGCACCCCGATCATGAACGCGGTCTTCGAGCAGGGGCTCACGCCCAATCTTCCGGAGCCGATGCCCGAGCCGGATGAGTGGATGCGCCGCCTGGGCGAGCTTCCGCTGATGCACCAGCCCGGAGAGCGCTGGCAGTACCACATCAGCAACGATCTCCTCGGCGTGCTGGTGGCCAGGGTCAATGGCCAGTCGTTCGAGGAGTTCCTGCGTGAGCGCATCTTCGAGCCGCTGGGCATGACCGACACCGGTTTCCACGTGCCCGCCGACCAGATCGACCGGCTGCCGACCCTGTATGCCCCCGACCCGCAGACCGGAGAGTTCCTCGTGTGGGACGAGGCCAAGGGCGGACGCTGGAGCGAGCCTCCGGCGTTCCAGGGCGGCGGTGGCGGACTGGTCTCCACCGCCGACGACTACCACGCCTACTTCCGGATGTTGCTGAATGGCGGGGTGCACGGGGGGAAGCGGATCCTGTCGCGGGCTGCGGTTGAGCTGATGACGACCAACCGGCTCACGCCCGAGCAGCAGGCCGCCCGGCACGCCATGGCCGTCGACAACGTCCATGTGTCGTTCGGTCAGGGCCAGCAGGGCGGCTGGGGCATGGGGATGGCGGTGCGCACCTACCGGGGCGACTACGCGCCTATCGGCCAGTTCGGCTGGGACGGCGGCACCGGCACCTCGACGTTCGCCGACCCGGCCAACCAGCTCACCGGAATCGTGCTCACCCAGGCCGGGTTCTCCGTGCCGAATCCGGCACATCTGATCAACGACTTCTGGACCACGCTCTACCAGGCCATCGACGACTGA
- a CDS encoding pectate lyase family protein produces MQRLSAATAVLALVVSVLVSAEPALAAESSPVGFASMNGGTTGGAGGSTVTVSTASALASALSSGSTQTIRISGMISISGMYRVASNKSILGVGSGSGLNGGGLTMNGVSNIIIRNLTIQNSSDDAINVQDGSHHIWIDHNNFTRASDGLVDIRLASDFVTVSWNRFYGHDKTALLGSSDSNTGDIGHLRVTYVHNWFDGTNQRHPRVRFGNPVHVLNNYYSNIGSYGVASTTNAGVYVERNYFENVSRPTSLQEGSSPQGNIKLLNNYLVNSGTPQSRNASSVATIPYSYTPECNCSVKSTVTAGAGVGKIGL; encoded by the coding sequence ATGCAACGTCTTAGCGCCGCCACCGCCGTACTGGCTCTGGTGGTCAGCGTCCTGGTGAGCGCGGAACCGGCCCTCGCCGCCGAGTCCAGCCCCGTCGGATTCGCCAGCATGAACGGCGGTACGACCGGTGGCGCCGGTGGCTCGACCGTCACGGTCTCCACAGCCTCGGCGCTGGCCAGCGCGCTCAGCTCCGGCAGCACCCAGACGATCCGCATCTCCGGCATGATCTCCATCTCCGGGATGTACCGGGTGGCCTCCAACAAGAGCATCCTCGGCGTCGGATCCGGCTCCGGTCTCAACGGTGGCGGGCTGACCATGAACGGCGTCAGCAATATCATCATCCGCAACCTGACCATCCAGAATTCCAGCGACGACGCCATCAACGTTCAGGACGGCTCGCACCACATCTGGATCGACCACAACAACTTCACCCGCGCCTCGGACGGTCTCGTGGACATCCGCCTGGCCTCCGACTTCGTCACCGTCTCGTGGAACCGTTTCTACGGCCACGACAAGACTGCGCTCCTGGGATCGTCCGACAGCAACACCGGCGACATCGGCCACCTGCGCGTGACCTACGTCCACAACTGGTTCGACGGTACCAACCAACGCCATCCCCGGGTCCGCTTCGGCAATCCGGTGCACGTGCTCAACAACTACTACTCCAACATCGGCAGCTACGGCGTTGCCTCCACCACCAACGCCGGCGTCTACGTCGAGCGCAACTACTTCGAGAACGTCAGCCGCCCCACGTCCCTCCAAGAGGGCTCCTCGCCACAGGGCAACATCAAGCTGCTCAACAACTACCTGGTCAACTCAGGCACGCCCCAGTCGCGCAACGCGAGCAGCGTGGCCACGATCCCGTACTCCTACACCCCGGAGTGCAACTGCTCGGTGAAGTCGACGGTCACCGCGGGCGCTGGCGTGGGCAAGATCGGCCTCTGA
- a CDS encoding winged helix-turn-helix transcriptional regulator: MSQHPDFNVLTATCPSRTSLARIANKWTAMVVIALSAGRMRFGDLRTTVDGISGKVLTDTLRDLERDGLVARYVYAEMPPRVEYELTALGRTLHEPLQALGRWAEEHIKEVLAARETYDTRH, from the coding sequence ATGTCACAGCATCCGGACTTTAATGTGCTCACGGCGACCTGCCCGTCGCGCACGTCGCTGGCCCGCATCGCCAACAAGTGGACGGCGATGGTGGTGATCGCGCTCAGCGCCGGCAGGATGCGCTTCGGCGACTTGCGGACCACGGTCGACGGGATCAGCGGGAAGGTCCTCACCGACACGTTGCGGGACCTGGAACGCGACGGGCTTGTCGCGCGGTACGTGTACGCCGAGATGCCGCCCAGAGTCGAGTACGAACTGACCGCGCTGGGACGCACGCTGCACGAGCCCCTGCAGGCGCTGGGCCGCTGGGCCGAGGAACACATCAAAGAGGTGCTCGCGGCCCGCGAGACCTACGACACCCGCCACTGA